In Flavobacterium gelatinilyticum, a genomic segment contains:
- a CDS encoding caspase family protein, with translation MKKNIHFSLVLIFLNFSHLWSAATYHLAVGLEYLNTMAYQAKYNVSFSDYATSGVAKDLERMKRIALRNGHIFEKITNEDATVENIKKKISEIGGIIKEGDTFVFYFSGHGAELPDQNGDEESKFDQVLAAYDDYLVDDEVYKLLNRYFQKTKNIMIVDACHSSSSYKINKSFLDFKIDKNKRLRFQNEIIADRQLEKQNSLICDFGNIEDINEDFNLIYIGAAEDSAEASGGSNGGLLTINLESIIINAMAVGNWNSYTYPRLACELRTRISLMQNVQYHEIGKSVNKYANTIPFKTL, from the coding sequence ATGAAAAAAAATATACATTTCTCCCTTGTTTTGATTTTTTTAAATTTTTCGCATTTGTGGTCTGCTGCCACGTACCATCTTGCTGTCGGACTTGAGTATTTAAATACGATGGCCTATCAAGCAAAATACAATGTCAGTTTTAGTGATTATGCCACAAGTGGTGTGGCAAAAGATTTGGAAAGAATGAAAAGGATTGCACTGCGAAACGGCCACATTTTTGAAAAGATTACCAATGAAGATGCCACGGTTGAAAATATTAAAAAGAAGATTTCAGAAATAGGTGGCATCATAAAGGAAGGAGATACTTTTGTCTTTTATTTCTCAGGGCATGGCGCTGAGCTTCCAGACCAGAATGGGGATGAAGAGTCAAAATTTGATCAAGTGCTTGCTGCTTATGATGATTATTTAGTGGATGACGAAGTTTATAAGCTTCTTAACAGGTATTTCCAAAAGACAAAAAACATAATGATTGTTGACGCATGCCATTCTTCAAGTTCCTATAAGATCAATAAATCTTTTCTTGATTTTAAGATTGATAAAAATAAGCGGCTTAGATTCCAAAATGAAATTATAGCTGACAGGCAGCTAGAGAAGCAAAATAGCTTAATATGTGATTTTGGTAATATTGAGGATATTAATGAAGACTTTAATTTAATCTATATTGGCGCGGCGGAGGATTCGGCTGAGGCAAGCGGGGGAAGCAATGGCGGTCTGCTGACAATCAATCTTGAGAGCATTATTATAAATGCCATGGCGGTGGGAAATTGGAACAGTTATACGTATCCAAGGCTGGCATGTGAGCTTCGCACGCGAATTTCGCTAATGCAGAATGTCCAGTATCATGAAATTGGAAAATCAGTAAATAAATATGCTAATACTATACCATTTAAAACTCTTTAG
- a CDS encoding IS3 family transposase: MIRKYELSFKEEAVRLSYERAEIRSVEKEFGIGRGCIHKWRKKFEYLNFSSKYAAIGELNKKIKDSQLTLEILKNGSEYVAQGRIMTKRFIENNLSKYSLVRMCRVLQMSKTAYYKRRRQEISDKQARITLLKDEVLSVYYEFKKVYGYSKITKELRRRGFKVGEGQIKVYMRALGLRKKAKTRFRVTTDSIHNHYISPNVLNRQFTVSEPAKAWVSDITFIATMKGFLYLTIILDLFDRKIVGWSLAESMSTKHTTLPAWEMAVKNRNITGDLIFHSDRGVQYANKIFTKTLDSYKFIRRSMSRKQNHNDNAVSESFFSNFKREIIHGSKLLTKEQMRIEVHEYIENWYNKKRRHAHLGYKTIEEFNRAT, from the coding sequence ATGATTAGAAAATACGAGCTTAGTTTTAAAGAGGAAGCAGTTAGATTAAGTTATGAACGTGCGGAAATTAGAAGTGTTGAAAAGGAGTTTGGAATAGGGCGAGGTTGTATACACAAGTGGCGAAAAAAATTCGAATACCTAAATTTTTCCTCAAAGTATGCTGCAATTGGTGAACTCAACAAAAAAATTAAAGATTCTCAACTTACACTGGAAATTCTAAAGAATGGAAGCGAATATGTAGCACAAGGAAGAATAATGACCAAAAGATTCATTGAAAACAATTTATCAAAATATTCTTTAGTAAGGATGTGTAGAGTTTTACAAATGTCTAAAACTGCATATTATAAAAGAAGAAGGCAGGAAATCTCAGATAAGCAAGCTCGAATAACTTTGCTTAAAGATGAAGTTTTGTCTGTATATTATGAATTTAAAAAAGTATATGGATACAGCAAAATTACAAAGGAACTTCGTAGGCGAGGATTTAAAGTTGGAGAAGGGCAAATAAAAGTTTATATGAGGGCTTTAGGTTTGCGCAAAAAAGCTAAAACAAGATTTAGAGTAACAACTGATTCAATTCACAATCATTATATTTCACCAAATGTTTTAAATAGACAATTTACAGTTAGTGAGCCTGCTAAAGCTTGGGTTTCAGATATTACATTCATTGCAACGATGAAAGGCTTTCTATACCTTACTATTATTTTGGATTTATTTGACAGGAAAATCGTTGGGTGGAGTTTAGCAGAAAGCATGAGTACAAAACATACTACCCTGCCTGCTTGGGAAATGGCAGTTAAGAATAGAAATATCACTGGTGATTTAATTTTTCATTCCGATAGAGGTGTTCAATATGCGAATAAGATTTTCACAAAGACTCTAGATTCATATAAATTTATCAGACGCAGTATGAGCCGTAAACAAAACCATAATGATAATGCTGTTTCAGAAAGCTTCTTTAGTAATTTTAAAAGAGAAATAATCCACGGCAGCAAACTGCTCACAAAGGAACAGATGAGAATAGAAGTTCACGAATACATCGAAAATTGGTACAATAAAAAGAGAAGACATGCACATTTAGGTTATAAAACAATCGAAGAATTTAATAGAGCAACTTAA
- a CDS encoding IS3 family transposase has product MGKYKIYDRDFRVNAVKLGHETNFFKVSKELDIATTTIYRWRDELQRDESKSFCGRTPEQQRLAELKIALKRKLKKTELHVEIFKRASEYISKGKPMIFYFIENNLDKYSLWRMCEVLGIIPSTYLNWKNKILTPRQRHRNFIENEILSIFYEYKERYGASKIAAELWSKGIILSTATVGSYMRKLGIFSKLSSRHSIKSSSRFIPNNPCIFPNILNRQFTVSEPSQVWVSGITSLETSEELLFLTIIMDLFDRKIIGWNLSELLTIKATSLPAWEMAVRNRKIKTGLIFHSNRSFQYANKVFTCKLSSYKHIKRSMSRPGNHLDNAVVRSFFASLKSELVDLNMLFTKKDTEEKVSEYIENLNSKVIAL; this is encoded by the coding sequence ATGGGAAAGTATAAAATTTATGATCGTGATTTTAGAGTTAACGCGGTCAAACTAGGACATGAAACAAATTTTTTTAAAGTTTCTAAAGAGCTTGACATAGCAACTACAACCATATATAGATGGCGAGATGAACTTCAGAGAGACGAATCAAAAAGTTTTTGTGGCAGGACTCCTGAACAACAAAGACTTGCAGAACTTAAAATCGCACTGAAAAGAAAGCTAAAAAAGACTGAACTTCATGTTGAAATTTTCAAGAGGGCAAGTGAATATATTTCTAAGGGTAAACCAATGATCTTTTATTTTATTGAAAACAATTTAGATAAGTATTCACTTTGGAGAATGTGTGAAGTTTTAGGCATCATACCTAGTACATATCTTAATTGGAAAAACAAAATTCTTACCCCTAGACAACGTCATAGAAATTTTATTGAAAATGAAATTTTGTCCATTTTTTATGAATACAAAGAAAGATATGGGGCTTCTAAAATTGCAGCTGAATTGTGGAGCAAAGGTATTATATTAAGCACAGCAACAGTTGGTTCGTATATGAGAAAACTAGGTATTTTTAGTAAACTCAGCAGCAGACACAGTATCAAATCTAGTTCGAGATTCATACCTAATAATCCTTGCATTTTTCCTAACATTTTAAACAGACAGTTTACAGTAAGTGAACCCTCTCAGGTATGGGTGTCTGGTATAACAAGTTTAGAAACATCTGAGGAGCTGCTATTTCTAACAATTATAATGGACTTATTCGATAGAAAAATTATTGGATGGAATTTGAGTGAATTGCTGACAATAAAGGCAACTTCTTTACCCGCTTGGGAAATGGCTGTTCGAAATCGCAAAATAAAGACGGGTCTTATTTTTCATTCTAATAGATCATTCCAATACGCTAATAAAGTATTCACCTGTAAATTGAGCTCTTATAAGCATATTAAAAGAAGTATGAGCCGACCAGGGAATCATTTAGACAATGCAGTGGTTAGAAGCTTTTTTGCTTCCCTTAAATCTGAATTAGTCGATTTAAATATGCTTTTTACAAAAAAAGATACAGAAGAAAAAGTATCGGAATATATTGAAAATCTAAATTCAAAAGTTATTGCTTTATAA
- a CDS encoding DUF262 domain-containing protein, translating to MSNKNEDSVVLTDFLSKFQLKISDYQRPYIWNFTQFLKLYKDLIDYKTNQEDSTPLYYLGNIILVKNNNGEYDIIDGQQRITSLLMLANLLDQKEVFGCNKDLEITSTISKDNIKVNASYFRHYITGNLEKIKFENINITYIIAENQDQAFKFYTTLNTSGKRLNGLDIVKPFHLQAVDKEKQEEKARLFEEYQFSNSLLDNIIKISLRIRYWVGFPFRDFPRNHVDSWKEILPEEFANIEMQSGHDYKYATVVEEKGISITPDFTYQINQPLYKGENAIHYLIYWGQLWMKIEKKLKSEIFDKLDKLKGVEFHKEYYEMALLCYASKYGEKAIEDECFTEIAKVLFKVCFYTRLTKPCSKISIQKKEEENQLLKRILYAFDRNEIINYCSDFFDESTLKDSEKITTGRIQAFKDSFGYKNKNYKQPFFNQ from the coding sequence ATGAGCAATAAGAATGAAGACTCTGTTGTTTTAACTGATTTTTTATCAAAATTTCAGCTAAAAATATCGGATTACCAACGACCTTACATTTGGAATTTCACACAGTTTTTAAAGCTATATAAAGATCTTATTGATTATAAGACTAACCAAGAAGATTCAACCCCGCTATACTATTTAGGAAACATTATTCTGGTTAAAAATAATAACGGAGAATATGATATAATCGATGGGCAACAACGAATAACAAGTTTGTTAATGCTAGCGAATCTTTTGGACCAAAAGGAGGTATTCGGCTGTAATAAGGACCTTGAGATCACTTCAACAATTTCTAAGGATAACATTAAAGTAAATGCGTCATATTTCAGGCATTACATAACAGGAAATCTAGAGAAAATAAAGTTTGAAAACATCAATATTACCTACATTATTGCTGAAAATCAAGATCAGGCTTTCAAATTTTATACAACTCTTAATACTTCTGGGAAAAGGCTAAATGGATTAGATATTGTCAAACCTTTTCATCTACAAGCTGTAGATAAAGAAAAACAAGAAGAAAAGGCTAGACTATTTGAAGAGTATCAATTCTCAAATAGCCTCTTGGATAACATAATAAAAATAAGTTTAAGGATTCGATATTGGGTGGGTTTTCCTTTTCGTGATTTTCCAAGAAATCATGTAGACAGTTGGAAAGAAATTCTTCCTGAAGAATTTGCCAACATTGAAATGCAATCCGGACATGATTATAAATATGCAACAGTAGTAGAAGAAAAAGGCATTTCCATAACACCAGATTTTACATATCAAATAAATCAACCTTTATATAAAGGAGAGAATGCCATCCATTATCTTATCTATTGGGGACAATTGTGGATGAAGATTGAAAAGAAATTGAAATCTGAAATATTTGATAAACTGGATAAACTTAAAGGAGTTGAGTTTCACAAGGAATATTATGAAATGGCTTTGCTATGCTATGCAAGTAAGTATGGCGAAAAAGCTATTGAAGACGAGTGCTTTACGGAGATCGCCAAAGTACTTTTTAAAGTGTGTTTTTATACGAGACTAACAAAACCTTGTTCAAAAATTTCAATCCAGAAAAAAGAAGAGGAAAACCAATTATTGAAACGAATACTATATGCTTTTGACAGAAATGAAATTATAAATTATTGTAGTGATTTTTTTGACGAATCAACTCTTAAGGATTCTGAAAAGATTACAACGGGAAGAATTCAAGCGTTTAAAGACAGCTTTGGGTACAAAAATAAGAATTATAAACAACCCTTTTTTAATCAGTAA
- a CDS encoding DUF262 domain-containing protein, which produces MSSKLFTINRKTLSDFNNELFVIPAYQRPYSWGYNEITKLLSDLKENQHDKIYFIGNVIALSNNGKFDLVDGQQRFTTLWMLALYLSKSFTDTDIINFCCLNRKSRLIFAIRDKTNEYLQQLLIAQKQDNKSFWELQNLLPVVGVQDASLAQNQIIANNFRIIDQWIDENNIEKSFLEFIKTKLTFEFLIAPQGTDENKLFIQINTNGAQLQHYDILKSELINAIEEEERHGYSIKWDNCSGMFDRKGNYEQKVSLSISEKLVDILDSDEEKLFYKEQNNNANKKPTDTYQQIISFSTLLIHTLFIYIKNENDNLKLSLPKFFNTDKLLEVFNEFRYKVINANTEPRNKYAKDFIDCLVKIKEQLINSIIFSDLQDNDFALLSSLQNKQEEKEENDKNIEQLQRMLYHSNNDTIHYWLGIYLDQLLSSQVTNSIKILEKIDNIISIKGNTQATYQSYFKNPEDFLNQSLKPVLFDQPFIFKGFNRYWFYKLEYLLWKKDNNNSSKIISRTSVEHVLPQSQKTLYEEKEIDIDKLGNLILITVSENSGFSDKNVMEKNEYRKKLSNPPLKMTKLFDDLEKNNLIKESHDDNDYIKLIEVLKNHEDEMLKLLIDHYI; this is translated from the coding sequence ATGAGCTCCAAATTATTTACAATAAATAGAAAGACCCTTAGTGATTTTAATAATGAGTTATTTGTTATACCAGCATATCAAAGACCTTACAGCTGGGGATATAATGAAATCACGAAGCTCTTGAGTGACCTGAAAGAAAATCAGCACGACAAAATATACTTCATCGGAAATGTAATAGCTCTTTCTAATAATGGAAAATTCGATTTGGTAGATGGGCAACAGCGTTTTACGACTTTATGGATGCTAGCACTTTATCTAAGTAAAAGTTTTACAGACACTGATATTATTAATTTTTGTTGTCTGAATAGAAAGTCACGTTTAATTTTTGCCATACGCGATAAAACAAACGAATATTTGCAACAATTATTGATTGCTCAAAAGCAAGACAACAAAAGTTTTTGGGAACTCCAGAATTTATTACCTGTGGTAGGTGTGCAAGACGCTTCTTTAGCACAAAATCAAATTATCGCAAACAATTTTAGGATTATTGATCAATGGATTGATGAGAATAATATAGAAAAAAGTTTCTTAGAGTTTATAAAAACAAAACTAACATTTGAATTCTTAATTGCTCCACAAGGAACGGACGAAAACAAACTGTTTATCCAGATAAATACAAATGGAGCGCAGTTGCAGCATTATGACATTTTGAAATCGGAGTTAATAAATGCGATTGAAGAAGAAGAAAGACATGGATATTCTATTAAGTGGGACAATTGTTCGGGAATGTTTGATCGCAAAGGTAATTATGAGCAAAAAGTATCCCTCTCCATTTCGGAGAAATTAGTAGATATTTTAGATTCCGATGAAGAAAAATTATTTTATAAGGAGCAAAATAATAATGCAAATAAAAAACCTACAGATACATATCAGCAGATAATTAGTTTCAGTACGCTATTAATTCATACTCTTTTTATATACATTAAAAATGAAAATGATAATTTAAAATTAAGTCTTCCTAAATTTTTCAATACGGATAAACTTTTAGAAGTCTTTAATGAATTTAGGTACAAAGTGATCAATGCTAATACGGAGCCAAGAAACAAATACGCAAAAGATTTTATTGATTGCTTAGTGAAGATAAAAGAACAGCTTATTAATTCTATTATTTTTTCAGATTTACAGGACAATGACTTTGCGTTACTCAGTAGTCTTCAAAATAAGCAAGAAGAGAAAGAGGAAAACGATAAAAATATTGAACAGCTCCAAAGGATGTTATATCATAGTAATAATGATACAATACATTATTGGTTGGGCATCTATCTGGATCAACTATTAAGTTCACAGGTGACTAATTCAATAAAGATATTAGAAAAAATTGACAACATTATTTCCATCAAAGGAAATACACAAGCAACATATCAAAGTTATTTTAAAAATCCAGAAGACTTTCTTAATCAATCACTTAAACCTGTTTTATTTGATCAACCTTTCATATTTAAAGGGTTTAACAGGTATTGGTTTTACAAGTTAGAATATCTTTTATGGAAAAAAGACAATAATAATTCGTCAAAAATTATATCCAGAACATCGGTAGAACATGTTTTACCACAAAGTCAAAAAACACTTTATGAAGAAAAAGAAATTGATATTGATAAATTAGGTAATCTAATTTTAATAACGGTTTCTGAAAATTCCGGTTTTTCTGATAAAAATGTAATGGAAAAAAATGAGTACAGAAAAAAACTGTCAAACCCTCCATTAAAGATGACAAAGCTATTCGACGATCTGGAAAAAAATAATCTGATTAAAGAATCACATGATGACAATGACTACATTAAATTGATAGAAGTTTTAAAAAATCATGAGGATGAAATGCTAAAATTGTTGATTGATCATTATATTTAA
- a CDS encoding DUF6088 family protein codes for MTESTENKVIERIKKAKRGSVFFTDDFLRFGSAKTISKSLERLTEKKEIMRVSRGIYTRPEINKTLGITITPSIENIAKAIARRDRARIIPTGAYSLNILGLSTQIPMNAIYLTDGVARKIAIGKRSLHFKKTATKNLASIGEISGLVIQGLKALGKDQLNEDEILKVIEILKKEKTERLRHDIKLAPEWIRTIMKEALPENQQL; via the coding sequence ATGACAGAAAGCACTGAAAATAAAGTAATTGAACGCATAAAAAAAGCCAAGAGGGGGTCTGTGTTTTTTACTGACGATTTTCTTCGTTTCGGAAGTGCAAAAACAATCAGTAAATCCTTAGAACGACTCACTGAAAAAAAAGAAATCATGAGAGTTTCTAGAGGTATTTATACAAGGCCCGAAATAAACAAAACCCTTGGAATCACAATAACTCCTTCAATTGAGAATATCGCAAAGGCAATAGCGCGTCGAGATCGGGCACGTATTATTCCTACTGGTGCATATTCTCTAAACATTCTTGGACTTTCTACACAGATACCAATGAATGCTATATATCTTACAGATGGTGTTGCCAGAAAAATAGCAATAGGAAAAAGATCGCTACATTTTAAAAAAACAGCAACAAAAAATCTGGCCTCAATTGGAGAAATAAGCGGACTGGTAATTCAAGGCCTTAAGGCATTGGGAAAAGACCAGCTTAATGAGGACGAGATATTAAAAGTAATTGAAATATTAAAAAAAGAAAAGACAGAACGCCTGCGTCATGATATTAAATTAGCTCCTGAATGGATCCGAACAATAATGAAAGAGGCATTACCAGAAAACCAGCAGTTATGA
- a CDS encoding nucleotidyl transferase AbiEii/AbiGii toxin family protein, with product MDPNNNERGITRKPAVMIKNWISLSDEEKAGLFTEAAAQKGLPAYAVEKDWWVTVTLLAIFTSQYSDHLIFKGGTSLSKAYNLIERFSEDIDLAIDRSFLKFPGELSKTAIKKLRKASGQFIIADFKNELEAQLLKIGIPSTLFSLKTDENIDDTSDPHSIELIYKPVINHGSGYLPQRVLIEIGARSLREPSEMRPISSILDETFPEQSFNIPAFNANVVLPSRTFLEKVFLLHEEFSKPVDKIRFSRLTRHLYDLEKVMDNEYGISAVKDKNLFFTIVEFRQKYTTVRGISYERHTHSTLSFLPPPEVDEAWRQDYTEMRENMFYGATLSYDMLKERLNVLNDRFKENGLNSQNDN from the coding sequence ATGGATCCGAACAATAATGAAAGAGGCATTACCAGAAAACCAGCAGTTATGATAAAAAATTGGATTTCATTATCAGATGAAGAAAAAGCAGGTTTATTTACAGAAGCAGCAGCACAAAAAGGACTTCCTGCTTATGCTGTTGAAAAAGACTGGTGGGTCACTGTGACACTGCTGGCAATTTTTACCTCCCAATATTCAGATCACCTCATATTCAAAGGAGGAACTTCATTAAGTAAAGCTTACAATTTAATTGAACGCTTCTCTGAGGATATAGATCTTGCTATAGATAGAAGTTTCCTTAAATTCCCAGGAGAACTTTCTAAAACTGCGATCAAAAAACTTCGCAAAGCTTCTGGGCAATTCATCATTGCTGACTTCAAAAATGAACTTGAAGCGCAACTTTTAAAAATTGGAATACCAAGTACTCTCTTCAGCCTCAAAACTGATGAAAATATCGATGACACAAGCGACCCGCACTCAATTGAACTAATATATAAGCCTGTAATTAATCATGGATCAGGTTACTTACCTCAAAGAGTTCTGATCGAAATCGGAGCCAGATCACTAAGAGAGCCCTCTGAAATGCGTCCTATTTCATCCATACTTGATGAAACATTCCCTGAACAATCTTTTAATATCCCTGCTTTTAATGCAAATGTAGTATTACCATCCAGAACTTTTCTTGAGAAAGTTTTTCTGCTTCATGAAGAATTTAGTAAGCCAGTTGATAAAATAAGATTTAGTAGGCTGACCAGACATTTATATGATCTAGAAAAAGTCATGGATAATGAATACGGAATTTCTGCAGTCAAGGATAAAAATCTATTTTTTACCATTGTAGAATTTAGGCAAAAATACACCACAGTGAGAGGTATATCTTATGAAAGACACACCCATTCTACTTTATCATTCCTTCCACCTCCAGAAGTGGATGAAGCATGGAGACAGGACTATACAGAAATGAGAGAAAATATGTTTTATGGCGCAACACTTAGCTATGATATGCTAAAAGAAAGATTAAATGTTCTTAATGATCGCTTTAAAGAGAACGGCCTTAACTCACAGAACGACAACTAA
- a CDS encoding metallophosphoesterase yields the protein MEINRIQYASDLHLEFIKNKEFMRDNPLIPNGDILILAGDIVPFSLMDKHQDFFDFLSDNFQMTYWIPGNHEYYHFDAVLKSGTFYEKIRNNVILLNNYVVEYDNLTLVFSTLWTHISEVSRLNIERGLSDFHVVKYDGDRFSADNYNKLYFENVDFISNALEIIDSKKVVVATHHVPTFKKYPKMYKKSLLNEAFAVELSELIERFQPMCWIYGHSHYNTKDFKIGNTNMVTNQLGYIQRGENERFAADKVFIV from the coding sequence ATGGAGATAAACAGAATTCAATATGCTTCAGATCTGCATCTGGAGTTTATTAAAAATAAAGAATTCATGAGAGATAATCCATTAATTCCAAACGGAGATATCTTAATTCTGGCTGGGGATATTGTACCTTTTTCGCTCATGGATAAACATCAGGATTTTTTTGATTTTTTATCCGATAATTTCCAAATGACGTATTGGATTCCTGGAAATCATGAGTATTATCATTTTGATGCTGTTCTTAAATCAGGAACTTTTTATGAGAAGATTAGAAATAATGTAATCCTTCTAAATAATTATGTTGTAGAATATGATAATTTAACACTGGTCTTCTCGACTCTATGGACCCACATTAGTGAGGTTTCCCGATTGAACATTGAAAGAGGACTTAGTGATTTTCATGTTGTTAAATACGATGGAGACAGGTTTTCAGCAGATAATTACAATAAGCTGTATTTTGAGAATGTAGATTTTATTAGTAATGCCTTGGAAATAATAGATTCTAAAAAAGTTGTCGTTGCAACTCATCATGTTCCAACTTTTAAAAAATATCCGAAAATGTATAAAAAGAGCCTGTTGAATGAAGCTTTTGCTGTTGAACTTTCAGAGCTTATTGAGCGGTTCCAGCCAATGTGCTGGATATATGGACACAGCCATTATAATACTAAGGACTTTAAAATTGGAAATACAAATATGGTAACAAACCAGCTGGGATATATTCAGAGAGGTGAAAATGAAAGATTTGCCGCTGATAAGGTTTTTATTGTTTAA
- a CDS encoding helix-turn-helix domain-containing protein has translation MTKKEKRQAFIMEIKNIIDPLMVKLEMIDSKISKGKTLRPAYYRNEDLKKIFGLSNNTIIKYRQTGILPYTKLGDIFLYDSVKIEETLRKNSI, from the coding sequence ATGACAAAGAAAGAAAAGAGACAGGCCTTTATAATGGAGATTAAAAATATTATAGATCCTTTAATGGTAAAACTGGAAATGATCGATTCAAAAATCAGTAAAGGAAAAACCTTGAGACCTGCCTATTACAGAAATGAAGATTTAAAAAAGATATTTGGTCTATCTAATAATACTATTATAAAATACAGACAGACTGGGATTCTTCCATATACTAAACTAGGAGATATATTTCTATACGATAGTGTGAAGATTGAGGAAACACTTCGTAAAAATAGTATCTAA